ACTACAGCCTAGTACCCCAACAACTATTTCTTGCTGTGTCGTCTTGTCTCCACCGGGTGGCGACAGAGCGTCAGCGAAAGCAGGGCGCGTAAAACAGTGATCGGATttgtatatttgaaaaacaacataatacGGATTAACACTGGTCTTTTAGAGAGCAATACCACTGATAAAGCCTGATATTCTCCTTTCcaagctttaaaatgttttaacgtaaaatatttttaatcaatgaGTTTCTacccgatttttttttttaaataaataggcttttgatgttgttgtcctttttttcaattttattcaatATTGTAAGGCAGCAACAGTCAATCACAGACGCCGTCAAAATATCAATTCAGTacgagtttttttttcttttttgtacgAAGTTAATTTCGGAATTCCATTATTTCCGACGGCACCGAAAGGCAGCAGCATTTGCGAGGAAGTTGGGTTGGTGAAGTGGCCTTCTTACGCTGATCTGCGGTCGGTGTTTGACAAACCTCCCTATTCATAAGCAAACAGTGGGTGCGGACTAACCGATTCTGAACCAGTACTTAAAGTAAGTATCGTTCAGGAAGTCAAAGTCGCTACTGCAACGATCAAAAATTGTAGACATCGTTAAATACTAGACGTAAAGTaagtaatttatatatatatacacacacacatatatatatatatatgtgtgtatatatatatatatatttatagacaCGGACTGTACTGTTTTCTAACCAGTTTGCTAGCAAGCCCGTAGCAATGGACAAGCTTCGTCGTGTGTTATCCGGtcaagaggaaaatgaagagtTGGGTCTCACTGCACAGGTAGCTTGTGAACGACAGTATACgctgctaatgctaacgttCTGTCAATGGAtgaagtttaattaaaaaaagtagcAGTGTGTTAGTTTTGTTGCTTGTCTGAGACTCAGCGTTCCTGTTCAGATACCTTCTGTTaacattaaagtgtttttttttttctaagcgTTAGTAGCTGtaagtaaaaatgtcagtttacgACAGCTTGAGAGTTAGCTAACGGTAGCCAACAAAACAGTGCCACTAACATGTTTATATTAGGTTTCTTTTAAGCCTTGTTTAAAGCTAGCTATcgtatttttttctgacagcatTTAATaagttgtatttgtttgtttatatatacttttttacACGCGTTCACGATGAGAAGGAAATAAGGTAAGGAGCTGATTTGAaccctgtgtttttctgttacatgatggtattttttttttttttaacttgtcacAAAGTTAAAGTTTCACTCTGGCACACCAGAGTCTCCAAAGCATGCAAGTGTGCGTTGCTTTGCAGATTTTACTTTACAATGTCGTTTTTATTGGTTCATCTGCCAAAGCTCAGTGTGCTGAGTAACGTCCCGTGCCTGTAACTTAGcgctgtgctgtgtgtgttttgtgtttttaagataAAACTGTTGCTGGGTGTTATCTGCTCGGCTCCAGCCAACGTGGTTAAATTATGATTAGGAAGCCTGTGGGTCTTTGTGCAGGTCACTGGGTTTGTCTTGTGACATCCTCCCATTGTTCTCACCAGGTCCTTGATGCCACCACTCTGAGCTACAGCACCAGGGTGAAATGGTTCGTCATATGCTTTGCCGCAGGCATCCTGTGTTCAATACTTGTAAGTGTCTCTACGTGTAAAATTGAAAAAGCAGCTTTTCTGTCCTGTCTGACTTTATACTGACATTAACAATGCTTAGGATGCAGAGCGTCCATATACTGTAACGCTGTTAGCAAAGGTCCAAGTTAGTTTTTCTTGTGCTATGTTTGGTTTGTAGGCATTATAAACTCTCATGTTGTTAACATGGCTCAGCGCCATTATCATCAAGACAAAGTCCTGTGACGGACACATGTCACTTGTCCCTAATTACCACGTAGAGGTTGCTTCATGTCAAAAGAAGTTTCAGTTTGTAGACTTGCAGTTAAGATGACAGGAAGTCTTGTCACAGGCGGCACTGACTATGCTTTGAAGGCACTTCATAGTGATAATTCACACTGACAAAGCCCTGACACAACCTCTCTGTGGAGGCCTGGTGGTGAGATTCCCAGTTGGGAGATATCTGCGCATCTGTCAACTAAACATCACATAATCTTAAAGTTTCTTAATATATCAATGTCTCATATCATTCATATCTGGATGGTCGCTCAGCTAACCACTGTCTATCTCTTTTGCTGTCTGCAAtaattcacacattcacaaaaccATGCATAGAGGGGTTTGGTTTGATCTTCACTggtcaaactaaaaaaaactcctttttaaaaaagtatttttttagcatttcaaGCCTTCATTACAGATTGTAAATAGATGAGaaggaatgagggagagagagatgcagcaAAAGTTGTCAGCAGGATGCAAACCAGGTTCATGTTTGGGGTAGTAACCCCTAAGCCATGGGGGTTCCCCACCTTCCGTTTTCTTTAGGAATAAACAATGTCCAGAATTTGTTCCTTCTATTAGATGCCTTTATGAGCTGCGGGTTATTTGAATGTCCCTACAAATTACAGTGCTTAAGTAAAATGATAGTTGCTGCATCTCCTTAAAAGCTTTATTCATAACTGTGTTTTCTAAATCTCATAGTGAAATGCATACTCTGTTGAATGCATGGCTCACCACTCTTCCTCTCTGACAGTGATCTAAATAGTGGACATGTTTGTGGAATTTAATATAATCACagcaatataatataatttaatcttAAACACAGCCTTGTGGTATGTTAGCACTAGGGGGAGCCCATcatgttgtcatgtttcagTAAAACCGTAGGACAGCCCACAGAAtcctttgggtttttttggggtttttttggttctttgttttttttggttctttttttaatgacaaaaaataacaaaagatgTAAGCCTTAAGTCTTATTAAGGTCCAGGATTCACTTAGCTATTTGGTAAGTCtatattattttgtcttttaaatctCAATTCAAGTGTGGTGACATTATTCTGTGTAGCTGACagaccattttgtttttttaacagggTTCAGCACTGTTGTTCCTTCCACATGGAATCAAACTTTTCGCTGTCTTCTACACACTGGGGAACGTCGCAGCTCTCTCCAGGTAGGTCCAGCTGAGGTTTGGCTGGTCTGAGTATTAACTCGATATTATATTTCGATCACCAGTGTGGTGCATTGCCAGGAATACAACAAATTATGAGCAGCAGACTAATAAACTCTGATATCGTTTTGCCTTGACAACTGCCACACCCTGTTATAGTCATCCTTGGCAAAGCTAGACATTTCTCCAAGTTTAGCTTCTAGGCTGTTTTATAAAGACGACACATCAAGTAGTCATATCTGTACCATCATTCCCCTGTGTGCGCTCAGTACCTGTTGTCTAGCATTTGGATCTCAGTGCCTAGGGAACCATTAGATTTTTCATTCTGAATTATTGATATTGACATTCCGATACCGATGATAAACAGTGGCGCCTGCTGATTCAGCTCAGGACTGTAGGATAATAGCTAAAACAAATCTCTACGATTTGAACAGAATGATATTAGTATTAACTATAAGTATTGCTACAGtttaaatgaacataaaaacGGCCTTTGCGATCACATTTGACTTAGTAAAACTAAACATAAAGTCTACTTCGTAAAAAGGTCACATAATAAAGGGTGTATACCCAACTTAATGTAAGTAAAACGGAGCTTGCTAATAATGAAACTTGAGCATGTGGCTGTATAGAGACTGTTAAAGCCTACATAGAAAATGCACTTACACTACACTAGAAGGTACCTCTGTAGTGAGAATCCACTATCTTGCAgctgcacatttgtttttgaagcAGAGACTCTTAATCACTACTTGAATAACACAGATTGGTTCGGCAGTCTTACCTGTGAATAGGGGTTGCACAGTTATGATGCAACAGTGCAGTCACTCTAAAAGCAAAGGGCAATTATTGCACTTAATTAGGTTTATTTTAATTGGGATCTCAATTATTATGCAAGTAATTATGCTCAATTATTTGTTACTTGAAAGTCAATAGGTAATGATTAGGGATAAAGAGACTGGTCAGTGGGAACCTACGAGCTATCTGTGACTCCTAAGTGTTTGTTTCGCCATCTGTTTCTATTAGTAGAGAAGACATTAGTGTTTGCTTGCCAACCTTTTCCTTAAGTTTTCTGTGGGAGTGTATCGAGTAAATGTCACCTCTTTATAGAAGATACAAGGTTAAATCCTGCCCAGTGATAGGGCTCCATACTTACAGATCTGTCATGACAGTCACCTTACACACGCAATAtctaatctttgtttttatattattctaatttacaaaaaaactgaacatgtaAGTGAGCACAGTAGATTAAGTTTTAAGTCctaaaagttttctttttgtggtgCGACATTCATTCAGCCAGTAATGAAAGGATCTGGCTGTGTGCCACACTGACATATAGACACTTATTCTTATTTCTGATAGTTTTGTCTATCTTGATTGTAATGGTTCAGTAGAATTTTGACTTAATTAGATATCAGCGGCCAACTGGATTTTACAACATTATGGATGATTTAATGTAGATACTCCAAGGTCTAAAACCTAATAATGATGTCTTTGACTTGTTTGACAGACAGTGAACCATTGATGAGGAGTTTGTTTTCAGACAGGGCGGTCTCTGTTTTCAGGTATCATATGTCCAGAAGGTTTAGATGCATCAAGAAACTGGGTCACCTTCTGCTTTCATAGCCCAGGTTTCCAATCCAAAGCAAGAGAGTGTCATATTTGAGGAGAATAAAACCACTTTTCACCTGTATGTGACTCTGACTACGCAGAGACCATTAGTTCCATTATTTAATCCACAGTAGTGGAAGGTTAtgtcaagtaatttttttttgtttctttgtttgtttgttttttggtcaataatatatatagatagatagagatagatatatagtAGATGACTGATTTCCTTCTCTCTAATCAGCAGTAACAGCATGTGTGGGGTGTAATTACTGTCTCTGTCACATtaagttggggaaaaaaagcatccATCTCTCTCAGCAGACAAGTAGAAAGAGCCTGCGTCAACACAAACTACCCTCGTGTCTCATCTAACAGATATGATGCTCCACAGACTCCCGCTACCCACACAGCTCTGTTGAGCCCAGCGCTGCGTGCCTCGTCAGCGGGGAAAGCCTTTGTCTTGTTGCATTTACTGATGTCACGCATGCATCATGTAGGAGGTTTTAAATGTGTCATCGTGGCGTTGGGCATGAAATATTTACCGCCCTACTAACTGCAACATGTAGTGTAAATTTGATTATCGTGGCCAGACAATTCTGTCCCTCAGAAGagagatgtgttttttaatattcttatATTTCAGTAAATAAAGACTATTCTGAAATCCACCTAGAGTATGAAGTTTAGTTACAGAGTattcattttctgatgtttaatttATGGAatagacacttttttttttttttttttgaccccaAATATTGAGTAAAAATAGAGGTTTGTGTATTATGTCTTTTTTATAGCTGACCAGGGTgatgatatattttttctttttatcaaacCTTTGTacttaacattaaaacaatagCAGGCGTGCTGACACAGTCTTGGCTGCACTATTAAGTATGTGATCTCTGGAAAATGCAATGAAATTATACCACAGTGACAAAAGTTGATGTGATAATTTCCTGgatgaacattttaaacaacaggtcactttactttttactgatgtttaaaaagtgtcactctgtttcatttttgttcttctAAAGCACCTGCTTCCTAATGGGACCACTAAAACAGCTGAAGCGCATGTTTGAACCAACAAGACTGATAGCCACCATTGTTATGCTGGtaagtattttgtgttttactgttacttTGAGCCCTTATTATGCTTCACTGGATATTTATACACCTGTAAGTTTATATTGGAAACTATTTGTGGTCTTTACCTTTTTACTAAAAGTGTCAGAAACAGTTTTCTTGATAAAACCTTGACAGAAAGCAACATTTCTCATAGTGTATCTGCTTTTACCTACCCCTGAAAGGTCTGTATCTTTCTGACTTTGGATTAGAAGGCCAGGTTCGGTTTATAGGTCAGATACTCATCACCATGTGTTCTTAAAGGATTGAGCAGATAAAGTGACTATCTTGCCTACATTTCTCAGCTtgacactgttgttgttttctgtgaacAGATTTAGTAATTTTCTTGGGGTTAGAATTGTACAGTTCCTTTTTGTAAGAAATCAGTTGTCAAATAGCAGACATCACTCTGCAAGCACACAGGAAGATATCGTAATcgtttctctcttcttctgccaGCTCTGCCTTGTCTTAACActttgtgcagtgttttgggtAAGTAGTTAATACATAGTTCTCAAGGCCGTTaaagtctgtgttgtttttagtgCAGTGTTTTAAACCATTAGAATAAccattgtgttattattttacagtgGCATAAAAAGGGACTGGCTATTATCTTCTGTATTCTGCAGTTTTTGGCAATGACATGGTAAGTGTGACCCGAGAGTCTCAGCCATCTTTCCACTGTAATATAGTTTACTGTTCATTTACTCATCACTCACACCTAACCAGATGAAGCCGTTTTTCCGTGCTCCAGCTGGTTTGGCTTGCATTAAATGTCAATGAGTTGAGATAATCACGCTGCTGAAGCTTTAAGATGACTTACTGCTGTCGGCACATGCACAGCTAAATCTATAAAAGGTTAAACCTACACGATCATTGTCACACTGCACATTCAACCACAGTATACCTGAATATAAACACTATACATTTTCCAAAGTTTCAGAGCACCATGACTTTTCAAGATAGTTTAAGCTTTTTAACTTGGATTATAAAGAGCAAATGTCATTCCATGTAAAGTGTCATATAATGATAAATAGAAGCATATAAAATGCAATATGAAAAATTTGATTGAATTGATTTGCCCTAGTTTGCCTCAGCATTCAGTGATATGTGCTTGATATAAAGGTTGAATCTGTGGTGTTGTAATAAGACTGGTAGATAGATCATGCCAGTTGTCATAGTAGGTCAGTATATTTTTGGCCTGTGGAGGATGAATTAGTGCCAGGATCAGTGTGGAAACTTCTTGTTTAGAATCGCTTTTGAAGCCCTTGCAAGTAGAGATAGGCAGGTGTACCCGCCTTTGTTGCTTACACACGAGACAAAGTCAATGCCAGCcctggcagagacagagattacacacacacacacacacacacacacacacacacacacacacacacacacacacacacacacacacaaataaagacctgaacacattattatttattattatatagaaaGTATAGAATGTTAAGTGATACAAGTTTCACTTTGAGATTCATTCTCAAGATTTTATGGGAGTACACAGAGGgctttttttatcatttcatctgCTCTACAAAAtcagtttcctgtttttgtttttttacactatCTGGTTTGAAAGCTTTAATCAgctctgttcagtttttaaaaaaaaaacatggttttgaCATGAAATGTGTGTTCATTAGGGCTAAACACttcagttaattgattaagtAGGCAATCTCCAGAAAATAGACagtcaacaattttgataattgattaattgctgTAGTCATTTATGAAGAAAATTGCCAAACATTCTCAGTTTCCTGCTTCTCAGAATCTGagtatttgatgcttttcttggtttttatAAGATTGCAATTGGAATATCTatgagttttggactgttggtgggaCAAGACAAGACATCACCTTTGGTTCTGGGAAATAGTGATTGTGCCATAGGGGAATAGTGATTTTGactattttgactttttttttttttttttagactgaacGGTTAgtctattacaagtaaaaatgtgaataattgtTAAAGTCCTAGTTCTAATACTACTTTTAAATTCAGAGTCTCAAATTTGGCTCAATGAATCCTGCAGATAAATCAGACTAGCTGACTGAGAAAAGAGAACATATGGTATTAAAGTCAGTGGGGTTAAGTTACAGCATGGCAGTGAATAACAAGACCTGTGAATGATGTGTATTGGCATGTCAGCACTTGTACGTTCACTAATTTGAACATATTTGCACAGCAGTAACAAAAGagtttcagtgtgtgaatgtgcatggaaacacaaacaccagcGACTCAGGAAGAAGGGAATGGACAATTTCAGTGCATCATGGAGCAGGAGTGTGTCAGCCTCATGACTACACTGCTTTTGCACCTACACGTAGTACATTGACTTCCGCTCTGCTGGCGTTTGCAGAggcatcaccatggcaaccacaaTCACACATCCCATACTCATTCACAAAAGAGCGGGGGCATAGTGCACTCCCACGCAGGCACTCGGAGGTCTGTGTGGAGGTGGTTCTGTAACAAGACGTCGCCACTGACCCACACAGAGGTGGGCAAAGTCCAGTCCTCAGGCTGAAATCAGTCAAGTGACCATATCACAGTAAAGCGCCACTGGCAGAGACTGACTCAGTATACAGCATGGGAGACAGTAggaagtttaaaaatgaaacagtacTGATTGCTTCTACTTACCTTACTTGTTTAGTTAACTTATTTAGTTTAGACATTCAGAACATTCACTTGAAAAGTGTTTACAGTACTTACAGTGATTGTCACTCAGATGGGACAGATGAGGGTTTCATGCTCAGTGGTGGTCAAATAAGATGGCAGTCATGCTCAGTCGTGGGCTTTAGTTAATAATTCAACTGTTGTACCAGATTCCTCAcatatttgatatatatatgtgtctgctcaggggctttttttttttttttttttaaaaaaagctaaactTAAGCTTAATCACTTCCAGTACAGGGTATCATGGTTTTATTGTACATGGTGTTAGGCATACCAGTCTGTCTACAATCATCAGTGCAAAGATTGAAGTGTATCCAATTCATTCACAATCACATCTGGTTAATCCCCTTGCTGAGCAACATCAAAGACCCTTCAGTCCAATAATTACTACTTGATTGagcatttaaacacattttacattttggtgtcTTGCTCATTAAATAGCCATTATTATGCTGCTATGAAGTCCTAAATCTATTTTAGCTTCTGCATtctttgtgaagttttttttttttttttcctttttaatccTAAATCTCTTAGACATCACATCATTACAAACCCATGATGTGCAGAAGAGCATTGttaaaacagactgaaacttAAGTTCAAGTAAAGATCCTGAGATTTCTAAAGATATGTCATGTTGAATTACACGAAAATATATGGACAGTGATTTAAAGACATGTTAAACTATCTGTGCAACGGTGCAGCCAAATA
This region of Xiphias gladius isolate SHS-SW01 ecotype Sanya breed wild chromosome 11, ASM1685928v1, whole genome shotgun sequence genomic DNA includes:
- the sft2d1 gene encoding vesicle transport protein SFT2A, translated to MDKLRRVLSGQEENEELGLTAQVLDATTLSYSTRVKWFVICFAAGILCSILGSALLFLPHGIKLFAVFYTLGNVAALSSTCFLMGPLKQLKRMFEPTRLIATIVMLLCLVLTLCAVFWWHKKGLAIIFCILQFLAMTWYSISYIPFARDAVMKCFTTCLS